Proteins encoded by one window of Luteitalea sp.:
- a CDS encoding succinate dehydrogenase/fumarate reductase iron-sulfur subunit, protein MASTITLAVTRYRPEEEAEPTVQSYTVPFRKDWVVLDALNHIKDTQDGTLSYRWSCRMGVCGSCGMMVNGSPKLTCAAFLSDYAPGPLRVEPLQFFPIIRDLVVDVGEFLHKLKKVKPWIVRAEEAPLSDGEYRQTPDELDAYKQFSMCINCMLCYAACPVVGLESNFVGPAAIALAQRYNLDSRDQGAPERLDLLSDHEGIWGCVFVGDCTKVCPKNVDPAGSIQQYKLTTAIDSLKSWLLPWGAR, encoded by the coding sequence ATGGCCTCGACGATCACGCTCGCCGTCACGCGCTACCGGCCGGAAGAGGAAGCCGAGCCAACCGTCCAGAGCTACACCGTTCCGTTCCGAAAAGACTGGGTTGTCCTCGATGCGCTGAACCACATCAAGGACACGCAGGACGGCACGCTGTCGTATCGGTGGTCCTGCCGGATGGGCGTATGTGGCAGCTGCGGGATGATGGTGAACGGATCACCGAAGCTGACCTGCGCGGCGTTTCTGTCCGACTATGCGCCGGGCCCGCTCCGCGTGGAACCGCTGCAGTTCTTTCCAATCATCCGTGATCTCGTTGTCGACGTCGGAGAGTTCCTGCACAAGCTCAAGAAGGTCAAGCCGTGGATCGTGCGTGCGGAGGAGGCGCCGCTTTCAGACGGGGAGTATCGTCAGACGCCCGATGAGCTCGACGCCTACAAGCAGTTCAGCATGTGCATCAATTGCATGCTTTGCTACGCGGCCTGTCCCGTCGTTGGCCTCGAGTCAAATTTCGTCGGGCCTGCCGCGATCGCGCTTGCACAGCGCTACAACCTGGACTCGCGCGATCAGGGGGCGCCCGAGCGGCTCGATCTGCTGTCGGATCACGAAGGTATCTGGGGTTGCGTGTTCGTGGGCGACTGCACGAAGGTGTGCCCGAAGAACGTCGACCCGGCCGGCTCCATCCAGCAGTACAAGCTCACGACTGCCATTGACTCGCTGAAATCCTGGCTGTTGCCTTGGGGGGCGCGATGA
- the frdA gene encoding fumarate reductase (quinol) flavoprotein subunit: MDLFSCDLLVVGGGGAGLRAAIAAAEAQPTLKISVVSKVYPMRSHTVSAEGGAAAVIKPGDSLDEHAYDTISGGDWLSDQDAVEAFVREAPAEMLQLEHWGCPWSREPDGHVAVRPFGGMKVKRTWFAADKTGFHMLHTLFQTSLKYEQIHRFDEYFVTKLVVDDGRCRGVVAIELATGKVVGIAAKVVILCTGGCGKIFPFTTNASIKNGDGMALAYRAGVPLKDMEFVQYHPTGLPFTGILITEAARAEGGWMLNKEGYRYLQDYDLGKPEPTPVLRSMELGPRDRLSQAFIKEQERGRTLEGPYGHYVHLDVRHLGKDVIDKKLPFVRELCLKYVNLDPVTEMIPVRPVVHYMMGGIHTDLDGATPLPGLYAAGEVACVSINGANRLGSNSLTELLVFGARAGRAAAAFSVESRDGSSAVATQAHDEEQRLEQQFRRRERAGSGSTERIATLRTEMQVVMEESAGIYRHAASLEQGAAQLQRLQERLTHVGVDDSSYTFNTEVTAALELSYMLDLAAGIVRSALARTESRGSHQRTDYPDRDDTRFLAHSLVYRTSSGDPRIEYAPVTITRWPPGKRVYGK, translated from the coding sequence ATGGATCTCTTTTCCTGCGACCTGCTCGTGGTTGGCGGCGGTGGGGCGGGGCTGCGCGCAGCCATTGCGGCTGCCGAAGCGCAGCCAACCCTGAAGATCAGCGTCGTGTCGAAGGTGTATCCCATGCGGAGCCACACGGTCTCCGCGGAAGGCGGGGCGGCGGCTGTCATCAAGCCGGGCGACAGCCTCGATGAGCACGCCTACGACACGATCTCCGGCGGCGATTGGTTGAGCGATCAGGACGCCGTGGAGGCGTTCGTTCGCGAGGCGCCGGCCGAGATGTTACAGCTCGAGCACTGGGGCTGCCCGTGGAGCCGTGAGCCGGATGGCCACGTTGCTGTCCGGCCGTTCGGCGGCATGAAGGTCAAGCGGACCTGGTTCGCCGCCGACAAGACCGGCTTTCACATGCTGCACACGCTGTTCCAAACCAGCTTGAAATACGAGCAGATCCACCGGTTCGACGAGTACTTCGTGACGAAGTTGGTGGTTGACGACGGCCGGTGCCGAGGCGTGGTGGCGATCGAGCTGGCGACAGGTAAGGTCGTGGGGATCGCGGCGAAGGTGGTCATCCTGTGCACCGGCGGGTGCGGCAAGATCTTTCCGTTCACCACGAACGCCAGCATCAAGAACGGTGACGGGATGGCGCTGGCATATCGGGCGGGCGTGCCGCTCAAGGACATGGAGTTCGTTCAGTACCATCCGACCGGTCTTCCGTTCACGGGCATCCTGATCACGGAAGCCGCCCGCGCCGAGGGTGGATGGATGCTCAACAAGGAGGGTTATCGGTACCTGCAGGACTACGACCTCGGCAAGCCGGAGCCGACACCGGTGCTGCGCTCGATGGAGCTGGGCCCGCGCGACCGGCTGTCGCAAGCCTTCATCAAGGAGCAGGAAAGGGGCCGCACGCTGGAAGGGCCATACGGGCACTACGTGCATCTCGACGTGCGGCACCTCGGCAAGGATGTGATCGACAAGAAGCTGCCTTTCGTCCGCGAGCTGTGCCTCAAGTATGTCAATCTCGATCCGGTGACGGAGATGATACCTGTCCGGCCCGTCGTCCATTACATGATGGGTGGGATTCACACGGACCTCGACGGCGCGACGCCGCTGCCTGGCTTGTACGCCGCCGGTGAGGTGGCGTGCGTGAGCATCAACGGCGCCAACCGACTTGGCTCGAACTCGCTGACCGAGCTGCTGGTCTTCGGCGCGCGGGCGGGGAGAGCGGCGGCGGCCTTCAGCGTCGAGTCCCGTGACGGCTCATCCGCGGTGGCAACCCAGGCACACGACGAGGAGCAACGCCTCGAGCAGCAATTTCGGCGGCGCGAGCGCGCTGGATCCGGCAGCACGGAGCGGATCGCGACGCTTCGGACCGAGATGCAGGTGGTGATGGAAGAGAGCGCGGGCATTTACCGGCACGCCGCTTCGCTCGAGCAGGGAGCCGCCCAGCTTCAACGCTTGCAGGAGCGTCTGACTCATGTGGGCGTGGACGACAGCAGCTATACGTTCAACACGGAGGTCACCGCTGCGCTCGAGTTGTCGTACATGCTCGATCTGGCTGCCGGCATCGTGCGCTCTGCCCTCGCGCGCACGGAATCGCGCGGCTCCCATCAGCGTACGGATTATCCCGATCGCGACGATACACGATTTCTTGCGCACTCCCTGGTCTATCGCACATCGTCAGGGGACCCGCGAATCGAGTACGCGCCCGTGACGATCACCCGATGGCCGCCCGGCAAACGCGTCTATGGAAAGTAG
- a CDS encoding fumarate reductase subunit C, translating to MNGDTSGDAGFSPVRSASTAGPAGHLYTPYHPKWYRRRLSVWWWLQQGSYARFVIRELTSVAVAFFALVFLWLVWALRQGPEVYAQVVDRLGTPLWVCVSVAGFVLVLYHTVTWFNLAPAAMVVRISGKRVPDWVVAGANYAAWALISAIVAWFLIGAGQ from the coding sequence ATGAACGGAGATACCAGCGGTGACGCCGGGTTCTCGCCTGTGCGCTCCGCCTCGACCGCTGGTCCGGCGGGCCATCTCTATACGCCGTATCACCCGAAGTGGTATAGGCGCCGGCTGTCGGTCTGGTGGTGGCTGCAGCAGGGGAGCTATGCCAGGTTCGTCATTCGCGAGCTCACGAGTGTCGCCGTCGCGTTCTTCGCGCTCGTCTTCCTGTGGCTGGTGTGGGCGCTTCGGCAGGGTCCAGAGGTGTATGCGCAGGTCGTCGATCGACTTGGTACGCCGCTCTGGGTCTGCGTCAGCGTGGCCGGCTTCGTTCTGGTGCTCTACCACACGGTGACCTGGTTCAACCTTGCGCCGGCAGCGATGGTCGTTCGCATCTCCGGAAAGCGCGTGCCGGACTGGGTGGTGGCCGGGGCGAACTACGCCGCGTGGGCGCTCATCTCTGCCATCGTTGCGTGGTTCCTCATTGGAGCGGGACAATGA
- a CDS encoding fumarate reductase subunit D — MSERLTPFLWLLFSAGGTVAALLFPMHALLIALAFPLGWLPAPSYEALHALVQHPITRIYIFVLISLPLFHWAHRFRYTLYDGLQLYHLTNFIAVLCYGAALAGSAAMAYVLLTFAQ, encoded by the coding sequence ATGAGCGAGCGACTGACACCGTTTCTCTGGCTGCTCTTCAGCGCGGGGGGGACCGTGGCGGCGTTGCTGTTTCCCATGCATGCCCTCCTGATCGCGTTGGCCTTCCCGTTGGGCTGGTTGCCGGCGCCCAGCTACGAGGCTCTGCACGCATTGGTCCAACATCCGATCACGCGAATATATATATTCGTGCTGATTTCCCTGCCCCTCTTTCATTGGGCGCATCGCTTTCGCTATACCTTGTACGATGGACTTCAGCTCTATCACCTCACCAACTTCATTGCCGTTCTCTGCTACGGCGCCGCGCTGGCAGGATCGGCGGCGATGGCCTACGTCCTGTTGACCTTTGCACAGTAG